The Euzebyales bacterium genome window below encodes:
- a CDS encoding VOC family protein — translation MPGTLDLGAFSISLNVADLDASRAFYETLGFEVTGGSTDENYLILVNGDAIIGLFHGMFERNIITFNPGISIPVDGDGAMVQDHFTDVREIQQQLRAAGLELTETTDPDGTGPAHITLIDPDGNPILIDQFPDRP, via the coding sequence ATGCCCGGCACCCTGGATCTCGGCGCGTTCTCGATCAGCCTGAACGTCGCGGACCTCGACGCATCGCGCGCCTTCTACGAGACCCTGGGCTTCGAGGTCACTGGCGGTTCGACCGACGAGAACTACCTCATCCTCGTCAACGGTGACGCGATCATCGGGCTGTTCCACGGGATGTTCGAGCGCAACATCATCACGTTCAATCCCGGCATCTCGATCCCGGTCGACGGCGACGGGGCCATGGTGCAGGACCACTTCACCGACGTGCGCGAGATCCAGCAGCAGCTGCGCGCCGCCGGCCTCGAGCTCACCGAGACCACCGATCCCGACGGGACGGGTCCTGCGCACATCACGCTGATCGACCCCGACGGCAACCCGATCCTCATCGACCAGTTTCCTGACCGGCCGTAG
- a CDS encoding methylenetetrahydrofolate reductase, protein MGRSTSQVVHESFSAPRFEIIPMKGVEEQFAYLPEDAVVTVTSSPTKGTDATLALAGLLRRRHRVRVVPHIAARLIGDRVELKDLLQQLSDMGIDEIFVVAGDADEPAGPFEGTVDLLRAMADIGHSLRVGITGYPESHAFIPDDTTVTMMHAKEPYADHIVSQICYDPAVTARWIAAVRARGTRLPIYIGLPGAVDFARLLRISKRVGIGDSMRFLRKQWATVARIVGGYAPDDLVEGLLPTVSDPEMGIAGWHLFTFNEIRRTEAWRQDLLARFA, encoded by the coding sequence ATGGGAAGGTCCACCAGCCAGGTCGTCCACGAGTCCTTCTCCGCACCCCGCTTCGAGATCATTCCGATGAAGGGGGTGGAGGAGCAGTTCGCCTACCTGCCCGAGGACGCCGTCGTCACGGTGACGTCATCGCCCACGAAGGGGACCGACGCGACCCTCGCGTTGGCGGGACTGCTACGACGCCGGCATCGCGTCAGGGTCGTACCGCACATCGCGGCGCGGCTGATCGGCGACCGGGTCGAGCTCAAGGACCTGCTGCAGCAGCTGTCGGACATGGGGATCGACGAGATCTTCGTCGTCGCCGGCGACGCGGATGAACCCGCGGGGCCGTTCGAGGGCACCGTGGACCTGCTGCGGGCGATGGCCGACATCGGCCACTCACTGCGCGTCGGGATCACCGGCTATCCCGAGAGCCACGCGTTCATCCCGGACGACACGACCGTCACCATGATGCACGCCAAGGAGCCGTACGCCGATCACATCGTGTCCCAGATCTGCTACGACCCTGCGGTGACGGCACGCTGGATCGCCGCGGTGCGGGCGCGGGGCACGCGCCTGCCGATCTACATCGGCCTCCCGGGCGCGGTCGACTTCGCCAGGTTGTTGCGCATCTCCAAACGGGTCGGCATCGGCGACTCGATGCGCTTCCTGCGCAAGCAGTGGGCGACGGTCGCGCGGATCGTGGGCGGCTACGCGCCCGACGACCTCGTCGAGGGGCTGTTGCCGACCGTCTCCGATCCGGAGATGGGAATCGCCGGATGGCATCTGTTCACCTTCAACGAGATCCGCCGCACGGAGGCGTGGCGGCAGGACCTGCTCGCGCGCTTCGCCTGA
- a CDS encoding response regulator transcription factor — protein sequence MIRVVIVEDHVSYAQALGAVIDLTEDVEVVGATTSASDATSVVARLAPDVAIVDLDLPGGSGIEVIDGVRRERPSIGCVVLTALTDEAELGRAVEAGAAAVLHKSVDVTELLDVVRRVASGQTVLHAGPTSAWLRTLAAERERGWLAQAIDGSLTRRERQILRLLAAGQGGPVIAAELGITQDTVQTHVRNLLGKLGVGTRLEAVALALRLGLVSSEGTTPP from the coding sequence ATGATCCGTGTGGTGATCGTCGAGGACCACGTCAGCTACGCACAGGCACTGGGCGCGGTGATCGACCTCACGGAGGACGTCGAAGTCGTCGGAGCGACGACGAGCGCGTCCGATGCCACGTCGGTCGTCGCGCGGCTCGCGCCCGACGTCGCGATCGTCGATCTCGATCTGCCGGGGGGCAGCGGCATCGAGGTGATCGACGGTGTGCGGCGCGAACGACCGTCCATCGGATGCGTCGTGCTCACGGCCCTGACCGACGAGGCCGAGCTCGGACGCGCCGTCGAGGCGGGTGCCGCGGCAGTGCTGCACAAGTCGGTCGACGTCACCGAACTGCTCGACGTCGTGCGCCGTGTCGCGTCAGGGCAGACGGTGCTGCACGCGGGCCCGACCTCGGCCTGGCTGCGCACCTTGGCCGCCGAGCGCGAACGCGGCTGGTTGGCGCAGGCGATCGACGGCTCGCTGACGCGGCGGGAGCGCCAGATCCTCCGGTTGCTCGCAGCCGGGCAGGGCGGTCCCGTGATCGCCGCTGAGCTGGGCATCACCCAGGACACGGTGCAGACCCACGTGCGCAACCTCCTCGGCAAGCTCGGCGTCGGCACGCGGCTCGAGGCCGTGGCGCTCGCGCTACGCCTCGGTCTGGTGTCGTCGGAGGGCACGACGCCGCCCTGA
- a CDS encoding formate--tetrahydrofolate ligase, protein MTFPSDLEIARGADLQPLPDIAAQMGIRPDHLEPYGAGVAKISLDAIDDLADRPRARYVLVSAVTPTPLGEGKTTTTVGLGQGFGHIGRSAAIAVRQPSMGPTFGIKGGAAGGGYSQIVPMEQLNLHLTGDMHAVTAAHNMLAAMVDNHLHQGNALGIDVDSVSWRRVVDVNDRALRNIVVGLGPKADGVTRQSGFDITAASEVMAVLALSTSLADMRERMGRIVIGTTREGKPITAEDLRAAGAMTVIMRDAIKPNLMQTLEGTPALVHAGPFGNIAHGNSSVVADLIGIHGGDYLVTEAGFGADMGAERFFNIKCRTSGLSPDAAVLVTTVRALKAHSGRFRIVAGRPLPDELLAENPDDVHAGAANLRKQVDNIRVHGVSPVVCINAFPTDHPSEHAAIREIAEDLGVRAAVSTHFADGGAGATELAEAVAEAAEEPTAFAPLYPDELTLRDKIHAVATRVYGADDVSYTPAAARQVDRYEEAGFGDLPVCIAKTHLSISSDPTLKGAPTGWTLPVREVRASVGAGFIYPLCGDMRTMPGLSSAPAAERIDIDEDGQIVGLS, encoded by the coding sequence ATGACGTTCCCCAGCGATCTCGAGATCGCCCGAGGCGCGGATCTGCAGCCGTTGCCCGACATCGCCGCTCAGATGGGGATCCGGCCCGACCACCTCGAGCCGTACGGCGCTGGTGTCGCCAAGATCTCGCTGGACGCGATCGACGATCTCGCCGACCGCCCGCGCGCCAGGTACGTCCTGGTGTCAGCGGTCACGCCGACCCCGCTGGGGGAGGGCAAGACGACCACGACGGTCGGGCTGGGCCAGGGCTTCGGCCACATCGGCAGGTCGGCCGCGATCGCCGTGCGCCAGCCGTCGATGGGCCCGACGTTCGGCATCAAGGGCGGCGCCGCGGGCGGGGGCTACAGCCAGATCGTACCGATGGAGCAGCTCAACCTGCACCTGACCGGGGACATGCACGCCGTCACCGCCGCGCACAACATGCTGGCGGCGATGGTCGACAACCACCTGCACCAGGGCAACGCGCTGGGCATCGACGTCGACAGCGTCAGCTGGCGACGTGTGGTCGACGTGAACGACCGCGCCCTGCGCAACATCGTCGTCGGCCTCGGGCCGAAGGCCGATGGCGTGACACGCCAGTCGGGGTTCGACATCACGGCGGCGTCGGAGGTCATGGCCGTCCTGGCGCTGTCGACGTCGCTGGCGGACATGCGTGAGCGGATGGGCCGCATCGTGATCGGCACGACGCGCGAGGGCAAACCGATCACGGCCGAGGACCTGCGCGCCGCCGGCGCGATGACGGTCATCATGCGCGATGCCATCAAGCCGAACCTCATGCAGACGCTCGAGGGCACGCCTGCACTGGTCCACGCCGGGCCGTTCGGCAACATCGCCCACGGCAACTCGTCCGTCGTCGCCGACCTGATCGGCATCCACGGAGGCGACTACCTCGTCACCGAAGCCGGGTTCGGTGCGGACATGGGTGCCGAGCGGTTCTTCAACATCAAGTGCCGGACGTCAGGCCTGTCGCCCGACGCCGCGGTGCTGGTGACGACGGTCAGAGCACTCAAGGCCCACTCGGGCCGGTTCCGGATCGTGGCGGGCCGTCCACTGCCCGACGAACTGCTCGCCGAGAACCCCGACGACGTCCATGCCGGTGCAGCGAACCTGCGCAAACAGGTCGACAACATCCGCGTGCACGGCGTGTCGCCGGTCGTGTGCATCAACGCGTTCCCCACCGACCACCCGAGCGAGCACGCCGCGATCCGTGAGATCGCCGAGGACCTGGGCGTGCGGGCCGCGGTCAGCACGCACTTCGCCGACGGCGGCGCCGGCGCGACAGAACTGGCCGAGGCGGTGGCCGAGGCGGCCGAGGAACCGACGGCCTTCGCCCCGCTGTACCCGGACGAGCTGACCCTGCGCGACAAGATCCACGCGGTGGCGACCAGGGTCTACGGCGCCGACGACGTGTCCTACACGCCCGCGGCCGCACGGCAGGTCGACCGGTACGAGGAGGCGGGGTTCGGCGACCTGCCGGTGTGCATCGCCAAGACCCACCTGTCCATCTCGTCCGACCCGACGCTCAAGGGCGCCCCCACGGGCTGGACGCTGCCGGTCCGCGAGGTCCGCGCGTCGGTCGGCGCCGGCTTCATCTACCCGTTGTGCGGCGACATGCGGACGATGCCAGGCTTGTCATCGGCGCCTGCGGCGGAACGCATCGACATCGACGAGGACGGCCAGATCGTCGGCCTCTCCTGA
- a CDS encoding cation:proton antiporter — MTVLASGGLSSEQLLVFWASLATLLGVAHLLGALARRLGQPTVVGELAAGIMLGPSVMGGIVPGAQAWLFPDDAVQRALLMAVSWIGVVLLLVCTGFETDLKLLRRLGRASAAVATGSLIVPLAGGALLGWLLPRTFVGDTGTRSSFVLFIAIALSISALPVIAKVLFDLGLMRRELGQITIAAGMTNDLVGWILLGVVAGMASSDAFSLATLLRGVGGLAAFVVAAFTIGQRGVDRLLRRTREAGRPATLAAAMVIVVLAAGVVTQWLGVEAVLGAFIAGIVLGRSRYADRHAQDVLETVTHGVFAPIFFAAAGLSVDLGRLATPTAMAWTAAVIAAATLTKFAGAYVGGRIGRLTARHAAALGAALNARGALEIVVATIGLNLGVLNETSYAVIVVMALVTSMAAGPALTAVLRGERIAAGESARLAREALLAGSVVGATSALLPTRGGTNSIPAARVLDAILEPDARLTVLTVHASSNDVARRQGAAAVGALSSVVRDHLVDWIDRVEDEAAGAILAEARLGYGLMALGMTRGAGTPAMSPTLHRVIAHAPVPVVLVSRSRAVDTVEQEIRHIVVASTGTRTGRAAQDVAFATAARLGAQAHAVHVVATPASHEPDLAGVAAPSSGDELLAASAHIAAGFGQTAALHRAHGTMPAQELLRHADRVDADLVVAGTESHVSGDRVFLGYDAEYLLAHSTRTLALVLLPR; from the coding sequence ATGACGGTCCTGGCCAGCGGCGGCCTGTCCTCGGAGCAGCTGCTGGTCTTCTGGGCCTCGCTCGCGACGTTGCTCGGCGTCGCGCACCTGCTCGGCGCCCTCGCGCGGCGTCTCGGGCAACCGACCGTCGTGGGCGAGCTGGCCGCCGGGATCATGCTCGGACCGTCCGTGATGGGCGGCATCGTGCCCGGGGCGCAGGCCTGGTTGTTCCCGGACGATGCGGTCCAGCGGGCGCTGCTGATGGCCGTGTCGTGGATCGGGGTCGTCCTGCTGCTGGTGTGCACGGGGTTCGAGACCGATCTCAAGCTCCTGCGACGCCTCGGACGCGCCAGCGCCGCTGTCGCGACCGGCAGCCTGATCGTGCCGCTGGCGGGTGGCGCGCTCCTTGGATGGCTGCTGCCGCGGACCTTCGTCGGTGACACCGGTACGCGCTCCAGCTTCGTGCTCTTCATCGCGATCGCGCTCAGCATCTCGGCGCTGCCGGTCATCGCCAAGGTGCTGTTCGACCTCGGCCTGATGCGCCGCGAGCTCGGGCAGATCACGATCGCCGCCGGGATGACCAACGACCTCGTCGGCTGGATCCTCCTCGGCGTCGTCGCCGGCATGGCCAGCTCGGATGCGTTCTCGCTCGCCACCCTGCTCCGCGGCGTCGGCGGGCTCGCCGCGTTCGTCGTGGCCGCCTTCACGATCGGCCAGCGGGGCGTCGACCGACTGCTGCGACGGACCCGGGAGGCCGGGCGTCCGGCCACACTTGCCGCGGCCATGGTCATCGTCGTGCTGGCGGCGGGCGTGGTCACGCAGTGGCTCGGGGTCGAGGCGGTGCTCGGAGCGTTCATCGCGGGCATCGTGCTGGGCCGGTCGCGGTATGCGGACCGCCACGCGCAGGACGTGCTCGAGACCGTCACCCACGGCGTGTTCGCGCCGATCTTCTTCGCCGCCGCTGGCCTGTCGGTGGACCTGGGGCGTCTCGCCACGCCGACGGCGATGGCCTGGACGGCGGCGGTGATCGCGGCCGCCACGTTGACCAAGTTCGCCGGGGCGTACGTGGGAGGTCGGATCGGCCGCCTGACTGCCAGGCACGCCGCCGCGCTGGGCGCCGCGCTCAACGCGCGCGGTGCGCTCGAGATCGTCGTGGCGACAATCGGCCTGAACCTGGGCGTGCTCAACGAGACGTCCTACGCCGTGATCGTGGTGATGGCACTGGTGACATCGATGGCCGCGGGCCCGGCGCTCACGGCCGTGCTGCGCGGCGAGCGCATCGCCGCGGGCGAGTCCGCGAGGCTCGCCCGCGAGGCACTGCTGGCCGGCAGCGTGGTCGGCGCGACGTCCGCGCTGCTGCCCACGCGCGGCGGGACGAACTCGATCCCAGCCGCGCGCGTGCTGGACGCCATCCTCGAGCCGGACGCCCGGCTGACCGTGCTCACCGTGCACGCCTCGAGCAACGACGTCGCCCGTCGGCAGGGCGCCGCGGCGGTCGGTGCGCTGTCATCGGTGGTGCGCGACCACCTGGTGGACTGGATCGACCGGGTGGAGGACGAGGCCGCGGGGGCGATCCTCGCGGAGGCGCGCCTGGGCTACGGGCTCATGGCGCTCGGGATGACCCGTGGCGCCGGGACGCCGGCGATGTCGCCGACGCTGCACCGCGTCATCGCGCATGCGCCCGTGCCCGTCGTGCTGGTCAGCCGCAGTCGGGCCGTTGACACGGTGGAACAGGAGATCCGTCACATCGTCGTCGCCTCGACGGGAACCAGGACGGGACGTGCGGCGCAGGACGTCGCCTTCGCCACCGCGGCCCGGCTGGGCGCGCAGGCACATGCCGTGCACGTGGTCGCCACACCCGCGTCCCATGAGCCGGATCTCGCGGGCGTGGCGGCACCGTCGTCCGGAGACGAACTGCTCGCGGCCTCCGCGCACATCGCAGCGGGGTTCGGGCAGACCGCAGCGCTGCACCGCGCCCACGGAACGATGCCGGCCCAGGAACTGCTGCGGCACGCCGACCGCGTCGACGCGGACCTCGTGGTCGCCGGCACCGAGTCGCACGTGTCCGGCGACAGGGTGTTCCTCGGCTACGACGCCGAGTACCTGCTCGCCCACTCGACCCGCACGCTCGCGTTGGTGCTGCTCCCACGCTGA
- a CDS encoding TetR/AcrR family transcriptional regulator, which translates to MDTRSAGTTSRRRRARLSRGRIVEAAGAVVRSEGIDALSMRRVARELGCSPMALYRHVTDRDDLLRCLLDEIAPTLRRPSRSEDPRRTVIRVMTMTHDWLVDNAWVIDLLPMHRMGWSVAWVTDDVVAAFLAAGLSPAAAARAHEVVWHHLVGEVTARHSRAWSPPPAPDRADGGTDGAHDRWADDLSIQTTTAQTHDQFLHGLSALLDGLLPDGSGMSHRA; encoded by the coding sequence ATGGACACGCGCAGCGCTGGGACGACATCGCGGAGACGTCGTGCGCGGCTGTCCCGTGGCCGGATCGTCGAGGCGGCGGGTGCGGTCGTGCGCAGCGAGGGCATCGACGCGCTGTCGATGCGCCGGGTCGCGCGGGAGCTGGGCTGCTCGCCGATGGCGTTGTACCGCCATGTGACCGACCGCGACGATCTGCTGCGCTGCCTGCTCGACGAGATCGCGCCGACCCTGCGCCGACCGTCGAGGTCGGAGGACCCCCGCCGCACCGTGATCCGCGTGATGACCATGACGCACGACTGGCTGGTGGACAACGCGTGGGTGATCGACCTGCTGCCGATGCACCGCATGGGATGGTCGGTCGCCTGGGTGACCGACGATGTCGTGGCCGCATTCCTGGCGGCCGGGCTGTCCCCGGCCGCGGCCGCGCGCGCCCACGAGGTCGTGTGGCACCACCTGGTCGGCGAGGTGACCGCGCGGCACTCGCGCGCGTGGTCACCGCCGCCCGCGCCGGACCGGGCCGACGGCGGGACCGACGGGGCACACGACCGCTGGGCCGACGACCTGAGCATCCAGACGACGACCGCGCAGACGCACGACCAGTTCCTGCACGGACTGTCCGCGCTGCTCGACGGCCTGCTGCCTGACGGGTCGGGCATGAGCCATCGGGCATGA
- a CDS encoding folylpolyglutamate synthase/dihydrofolate synthase family protein codes for MTTLDTTALHYELAIAALFDRRPELMLPGLRRIRALVHSMGAPQRAFPSIHLTGTNGKTTTARMITSLLMAGGERVGTYTSPHLQDVRERFRVDAQPIAVDDMLAGLDALGPHIERVEQATGEMVTFFEASTALCLWAFARARIRTGVIEVGMGGRFDATNVIDAGVAVLGRVQMDHPQLGATVGEVAWEKAGIIGTGATVVSANPEGPAAHVIAQEVAERSARLHVLDRDFGVIGRTLTPGGQRINLRGIDDRVFTVDLPLHGAHQAVNAACALAAVQAHRTTPVEPAAVREGFAAVRSPGRLELLSTPSGVPVLLDGAHNPAAGRVLVRSLRELHGDRRRVAVLGMMADKDVETFADLVGSAVDEVVVTTPDSPRAASADQVAAACRAAGVPVYDRLDDTGAAVRLAAERAGGHGMVVVTGSLYTVGDAREALGAAPA; via the coding sequence GTGACCACGCTCGACACCACCGCCCTTCACTACGAACTGGCCATCGCCGCCCTGTTCGACCGCCGTCCCGAGCTCATGCTCCCGGGACTGCGGCGGATACGCGCGCTCGTGCACTCGATGGGCGCGCCGCAGCGGGCGTTCCCGTCGATCCACCTGACCGGCACCAACGGCAAGACCACCACGGCGCGGATGATCACCTCGCTGCTGATGGCCGGCGGCGAGCGGGTCGGCACCTACACCTCGCCGCACCTGCAGGACGTGCGCGAACGGTTCAGGGTCGACGCGCAACCGATCGCCGTGGACGACATGCTCGCCGGACTCGACGCGCTCGGCCCGCACATCGAACGTGTCGAGCAGGCCACGGGCGAGATGGTCACGTTCTTCGAGGCCTCAACCGCGTTGTGCCTGTGGGCGTTCGCGCGTGCGCGGATACGCACGGGCGTCATCGAGGTGGGCATGGGGGGCCGGTTCGACGCGACCAACGTCATCGACGCCGGCGTCGCCGTGCTCGGTCGGGTGCAGATGGACCACCCGCAGCTCGGCGCGACCGTCGGCGAGGTGGCGTGGGAGAAGGCGGGGATCATCGGCACCGGGGCGACGGTGGTCTCCGCCAACCCGGAGGGACCGGCAGCGCACGTGATCGCACAGGAGGTCGCCGAACGCAGCGCGCGCCTGCACGTGCTCGATCGCGACTTCGGCGTGATCGGCCGCACCCTGACCCCGGGCGGTCAACGGATCAACCTGCGTGGCATCGACGACCGTGTGTTCACCGTCGATCTCCCGCTGCACGGCGCCCACCAGGCGGTCAACGCGGCGTGCGCGCTGGCGGCGGTGCAGGCACATCGCACCACCCCCGTCGAGCCAGCCGCGGTGCGGGAGGGCTTCGCGGCCGTCCGCTCTCCCGGACGGCTCGAGCTGCTCTCCACACCGTCGGGCGTGCCCGTGCTGCTGGACGGCGCCCACAACCCCGCCGCCGGGCGGGTGCTGGTCAGGTCGCTGCGTGAGCTGCACGGCGACCGTCGGCGCGTCGCCGTCCTGGGCATGATGGCCGACAAGGACGTGGAGACGTTCGCCGACCTCGTCGGTTCGGCGGTCGACGAGGTCGTGGTGACGACGCCCGACAGCCCGCGGGCCGCCAGCGCCGATCAGGTCGCCGCGGCCTGCCGCGCGGCGGGCGTGCCGGTGTACGACCGCCTCGACGACACGGGCGCCGCCGTGCGACTGGCGGCGGAGCGTGCCGGTGGTCACGGGATGGTGGTGGTCACCGGATCGCTGTACACGGTCGGCGATGCGCGCGAGGCGCTGGGCGCCGCCCCCGCCTGA
- a CDS encoding HAMP domain-containing sensor histidine kinase — MTATPGQRERVVWRDLARTAVVLAAVWLATLAVPDAQIAIVSPSLRVALETLRLCVVGLAALVLALPHDQHGSVVRSAFVAALTVIAASSALLGVLPNIVGETTGAFMAPPDPFYPWLASRYVAGALFVSAAVQWPRARMRVYVMVALAAFIALGAALTAVMPPIDDTAARTAMWMVSLELPPLVLFAFGAWLAARHAAADGSALERWLALSLLVGVFTQLQAIRQPDVLGPLVTGTDLLRMISTALLLVGATAQVRQMSRDRVRVMRMQRHELDERDAMVRELARYVSREETFRAVVHHELSTPVATIRAYAHVLGHVDAEDGRWRDALAGLIAEAARLHELIGRIDELRALESADLRCTLRPVRALPLLQDLARYTRALPGPHHVEVRADDVRILADPVRIGQALRNVATNAVRYSPDGGRITMIGEVAGDDRYHLAVVDEGIGIDPDAVGTLLAYAGRGDNVATIDGSGIGLYVARRVAEAHDGRLSIEPNLPAGTRVTIEVGCA, encoded by the coding sequence ATGACAGCGACACCGGGACAACGCGAGCGGGTGGTGTGGCGTGATCTCGCCCGGACCGCGGTCGTGCTTGCTGCCGTGTGGTTGGCGACGCTGGCGGTGCCGGACGCGCAGATCGCGATCGTCAGTCCGTCGCTGCGGGTGGCGCTCGAGACGCTGCGCCTGTGCGTCGTCGGACTGGCCGCGCTCGTGCTGGCACTGCCCCACGACCAGCACGGCTCGGTCGTCCGCAGTGCGTTCGTCGCGGCGCTCACGGTGATCGCGGCATCGTCGGCGCTGCTCGGCGTGCTGCCCAACATCGTCGGCGAGACCACCGGCGCCTTCATGGCTCCCCCGGACCCCTTCTACCCGTGGCTCGCTTCCCGCTACGTCGCCGGCGCGCTGTTCGTCAGTGCGGCCGTGCAGTGGCCGCGTGCGCGGATGCGCGTGTACGTGATGGTCGCCCTCGCGGCGTTCATCGCGCTTGGTGCCGCGCTCACCGCGGTCATGCCGCCGATCGATGACACCGCCGCCCGCACGGCGATGTGGATGGTCAGCCTGGAGCTGCCTCCGCTCGTGCTGTTCGCCTTCGGCGCGTGGCTGGCCGCACGCCACGCCGCGGCTGACGGCAGTGCGCTGGAGCGCTGGTTGGCGCTGTCGCTGCTGGTCGGCGTGTTCACCCAGCTCCAGGCGATCCGGCAGCCAGACGTGCTGGGTCCCCTGGTCACCGGCACCGACCTGTTGCGGATGATCAGCACCGCCCTGCTGCTGGTGGGCGCCACGGCGCAGGTGCGGCAGATGTCCCGCGACAGGGTCCGCGTGATGCGCATGCAGCGCCACGAGCTGGATGAGCGCGACGCGATGGTGCGCGAGCTCGCGCGGTACGTGTCGCGCGAGGAGACGTTCCGGGCCGTCGTCCATCACGAGCTGTCCACGCCCGTCGCCACGATCCGCGCCTACGCCCACGTGCTCGGCCACGTCGACGCCGAGGACGGTCGGTGGCGCGACGCGCTGGCGGGCCTGATCGCCGAGGCGGCAAGGCTGCACGAGCTGATCGGGCGCATCGATGAGCTGCGCGCGCTCGAGTCCGCGGACCTGCGCTGCACGCTCCGGCCGGTGCGCGCTCTGCCGCTGCTGCAGGACCTCGCGCGCTACACCCGCGCGCTGCCGGGTCCCCACCACGTCGAGGTCCGCGCCGACGACGTGCGGATCCTGGCCGACCCGGTGCGCATCGGCCAGGCCCTGCGCAACGTGGCCACCAACGCGGTTCGCTACTCGCCGGACGGTGGTCGCATCACCATGATCGGCGAGGTCGCGGGCGACGATCGTTACCATCTGGCGGTCGTCGACGAGGGCATCGGCATCGATCCGGACGCGGTCGGCACCCTGCTTGCCTACGCCGGCCGCGGAGACAACGTCGCGACCATCGACGGATCGGGCATCGGGCTGTACGTCGCCCGGCGGGTCGCCGAGGCCCACGACGGCCGACTGAGCATCGAGCCCAACCTGCCCGCGGGCACGCGGGTGACGATCGAGGTGGGGTGCGCATGA
- a CDS encoding OsmC family protein yields MTLQRTSSARWEGNLKEGAGRLSLGSGLYSGPYNFVSRFESGDQTNPEELIAAAHAACYSMALSADLAREGHTPESVATDATVTLDPGQNRITTIHLEVTGRVPGIDADTFQEFAEGAKKNCLVSKVLAGAEITLDATLES; encoded by the coding sequence ATGACGCTCCAGCGCACGTCCTCCGCCCGGTGGGAGGGCAACCTGAAGGAGGGTGCGGGCCGGCTGAGCCTCGGCAGCGGTCTCTACTCGGGTCCGTACAATTTCGTGTCGCGGTTCGAGTCCGGCGATCAGACCAACCCGGAGGAACTGATCGCGGCCGCCCACGCCGCGTGCTACTCGATGGCGTTGTCCGCCGACCTCGCGCGCGAGGGCCACACGCCCGAGAGCGTCGCGACCGACGCGACCGTCACGCTCGACCCCGGTCAGAACAGGATCACGACCATCCACCTCGAGGTCACCGGTCGCGTCCCGGGCATCGATGCCGACACGTTCCAGGAGTTCGCCGAGGGCGCGAAGAAGAACTGCCTGGTGTCGAAGGTGCTGGCCGGCGCCGAGATCACGCTGGACGCGACGCTCGAGTCATAG